From one Actinopolyspora saharensis genomic stretch:
- a CDS encoding BCCT family transporter has translation MQTSKKNRPAVGVVFFVSVAITALIVLWGALAPNNFGVVTNRVFGYVVSDMSWFFLLAANVFLVFVIYLGLSRYGRTKLGKDDDKPDFGRLSWFAMMFQAGMGPAIIFWGLAEPLSHYDNVPFGLAEPGSQEAAGLAIQYSFFHWALHPWAIYATAGLAVAYFTHRKGEKALISAIFRPLLGDRVDGPLGKALDVLAVLAVVFGIAVALGQAGLQLTAGLGETFGLPTGVWVQLAILGLTTAAFMISATTRIEHGIKWIANISMLIAPLLLIFYFVVGPTVVQLNVLTEGIGNYLTNIVPMSFRLDAFDINTEWLGSWTVFYWSWWIAWAPYVGMFMARISRGRSIREFVGATVLAPSIVSMVWIAVFGGAALQLARNGQASDIAGTVAQSPAAGMFVFIKEYPLPILLAIITLVLLWVFFVASADSGTVVLGELSSGGSPNPKVWVRLLWGLLLAGVAAVLLVSGGLGALQKASVLIGAPFALVLLGICVAFFKTLSKERSPRVEGDARGRTTEAGDPEAPEASEDPAAPGERPAERQDRAVGDEQRPDERVHLA, from the coding sequence ATGCAAACTTCAAAAAAGAACCGCCCCGCGGTCGGAGTCGTTTTCTTCGTCTCCGTCGCGATCACGGCGCTGATCGTGCTGTGGGGTGCCTTGGCGCCGAACAACTTCGGCGTCGTCACCAACAGGGTTTTCGGCTACGTGGTCTCGGATATGAGCTGGTTCTTCCTGCTCGCGGCGAACGTTTTTCTCGTGTTCGTGATCTACCTGGGACTGAGCAGGTACGGCAGGACGAAACTCGGCAAGGACGACGACAAGCCCGATTTCGGTCGTCTTTCCTGGTTCGCCATGATGTTTCAGGCGGGCATGGGGCCTGCCATCATTTTCTGGGGTCTGGCCGAACCGCTGTCGCACTACGACAACGTTCCGTTCGGCCTGGCCGAGCCGGGTTCGCAGGAGGCCGCCGGACTGGCCATTCAGTACTCCTTCTTCCACTGGGCCTTGCACCCCTGGGCGATCTATGCAACAGCGGGGCTGGCCGTGGCCTACTTCACGCACCGCAAGGGGGAGAAGGCCCTGATCAGCGCCATCTTCCGGCCGCTGCTCGGTGACCGCGTCGACGGTCCGCTGGGCAAGGCGCTCGACGTCCTGGCTGTGCTGGCGGTGGTGTTCGGCATCGCCGTCGCCCTGGGGCAGGCGGGACTGCAGCTGACGGCGGGACTCGGGGAGACCTTCGGACTGCCCACCGGGGTGTGGGTGCAGCTCGCGATCCTCGGCCTGACCACTGCGGCGTTCATGATCTCGGCGACGACGCGGATCGAGCACGGCATCAAGTGGATCGCCAACATCAGCATGCTCATCGCCCCGCTGCTGCTGATCTTCTACTTCGTGGTCGGCCCGACCGTCGTGCAGCTCAACGTCCTGACCGAGGGCATCGGCAACTACCTGACCAACATCGTTCCGATGAGCTTCCGGCTGGACGCGTTCGACATCAACACGGAGTGGTTGGGGAGCTGGACCGTCTTCTACTGGTCCTGGTGGATCGCCTGGGCACCGTACGTGGGGATGTTCATGGCGCGCATCTCCCGCGGACGCAGCATCCGCGAGTTCGTCGGAGCCACCGTGCTCGCTCCCAGCATCGTCAGCATGGTCTGGATCGCCGTGTTCGGCGGAGCGGCGCTGCAGCTGGCTCGCAACGGGCAGGCCTCCGACATCGCCGGGACCGTGGCGCAGAGCCCGGCCGCGGGCATGTTCGTGTTCATCAAGGAGTACCCGCTGCCCATCCTCCTGGCGATCATCACGCTGGTGCTGCTGTGGGTGTTCTTCGTGGCCAGCGCCGATTCCGGCACCGTGGTGCTGGGCGAGCTGTCCAGCGGCGGCTCCCCGAACCCCAAGGTCTGGGTGCGACTCCTCTGGGGACTCCTGCTGGCCGGTGTCGCTGCCGTCCTGCTGGTCTCCGGTGGGCTCGGCGCCCTCCAGAAGGCCTCGGTGCTCATCGGGGCACCGTTCGCGCTCGTGCTGCTCGGCATCTGCGTGGCCTTCTTCAAGACCCTGTCGAAGGAGCGCAGTCCTCGCGTGGAGGGGGACGCGCGCGGCCGGACCACCGAGGCCGGTGACCCGGAAGCCCCGGAAGCCTCGGAAGATCCGGCAGCCCCGGGAGAGCGGCCGGCGGAGCGGCAGGACCGGGCGGTCGGGGACGAGCAGCGTCCCGACGAGCGCGTGCACCTCGCGTGA
- a CDS encoding XRE family transcriptional regulator, which produces MSEFTTESAEEAGTFSTEQDLLVFGQRLRHMRKAAGLTLSELGKRVDRAPSQLSLLENGHREPKLSLLRSLATALGSTVDELLSKKPPNRRAELEIAVEQAQLDPLYQQLDVPPLKVTKRVPTEVLEHVLALYEELRRRETKRVATPEEARAANADLRSMMREHGNYFPEIEKSADGILRRVGYHGGPLSEGLIQSIATHLGYGLRFVTDLPRSVRSVTDLRHRRIFLRRESLGMHSPRTILLQTLGHLTLGHRQPRDFADFLRQRVEANYFAAAVLIPESSAVPFLRQAKADRDLAVEDLRDVFSVSYEMAAHRFTNLATQYLDLVCHFVRNDETGIIYKAYANDGLEFPADPTGAIEGQRMCRYWAGRQVFTSPDRYSTHYQYTDKPGATHWCVAHVDPSRGRDFAITLGVPYTESRWFRGRETTNHSKSGCPNGECCQRPPTELANRWQGMVWPSARAHSHVLSALPSDTFPGVDEADVYAFLESHQ; this is translated from the coding sequence ATGTCGGAGTTCACAACCGAGTCCGCGGAAGAAGCGGGAACTTTCTCCACGGAGCAGGACCTGCTGGTGTTCGGCCAGCGGCTGCGTCACATGCGCAAGGCTGCGGGGCTGACCCTCTCCGAGCTGGGCAAACGCGTGGACCGAGCCCCCTCGCAGCTCTCGCTGCTGGAGAACGGGCACCGTGAACCCAAGCTCTCGTTGCTCAGATCGCTGGCCACGGCGCTCGGCAGCACCGTCGACGAACTGCTGTCGAAGAAACCGCCGAACAGGCGCGCCGAGCTGGAGATAGCCGTGGAGCAGGCACAGCTCGACCCGCTGTACCAGCAGCTCGACGTTCCACCGCTGAAAGTCACCAAACGGGTCCCCACCGAGGTGCTGGAGCACGTGCTGGCGCTGTACGAGGAGCTGCGCCGCAGGGAGACCAAGCGGGTCGCCACCCCGGAGGAGGCCCGCGCGGCCAACGCCGACCTGCGCAGCATGATGCGCGAGCACGGCAACTACTTCCCCGAGATCGAGAAGTCGGCGGACGGGATACTGCGCCGCGTCGGGTACCACGGGGGGCCGCTCTCCGAGGGCCTGATCCAGTCCATCGCGACCCATCTCGGATACGGCCTGCGGTTCGTCACCGACCTGCCCCGCTCCGTGCGCTCGGTCACCGACCTGCGCCACAGGAGGATCTTCCTGCGACGCGAGTCCCTGGGCATGCACAGCCCGCGGACGATCCTGCTGCAGACCCTGGGGCACCTCACCCTGGGGCACCGGCAGCCGCGGGACTTCGCGGACTTCCTGCGCCAACGCGTCGAGGCGAACTACTTCGCCGCGGCCGTGCTGATCCCGGAGAGCTCGGCGGTGCCCTTCCTCCGGCAGGCCAAGGCCGACCGCGACCTGGCCGTGGAGGACCTGCGCGACGTCTTCTCCGTCTCCTACGAGATGGCCGCGCACCGCTTCACCAACCTGGCGACCCAGTACCTGGACCTGGTGTGCCACTTCGTGCGCAACGACGAGACCGGGATCATCTACAAGGCCTACGCCAACGACGGGCTGGAGTTCCCCGCCGACCCCACCGGGGCCATCGAGGGGCAGCGGATGTGCCGGTACTGGGCGGGCAGGCAGGTCTTCACCTCACCCGACCGCTACTCCACGCACTACCAGTACACCGACAAGCCGGGGGCCACGCACTGGTGCGTCGCCCACGTCGACCCCAGCCGAGGGCGCGACTTCGCGATCACGCTGGGCGTGCCCTACACGGAATCGCGCTGGTTCCGGGGACGCGAGACCACGAACCACTCCAAATCGGGCTGCCCGAACGGGGAGTGCTGCCAACGCCCTCCGACCGAACTGGCCAACCGCTGGCAGGGCATGGTCTGGCCGTCGGCCCGGGCGCACTCGCACGTGCTCTCGGCGCTGCCCTCGGACACCTTCCCCGGTGTGGACGAGGCCGACGTCTACGCGTTCCTGGAGTCGCACCAGTGA
- a CDS encoding enoyl-CoA hydratase/isomerase family protein codes for MTSQENDEQQVLFEVWGALGRITLNRPKALNSLTYDMVRAVLTALDQWRTDDRVRAVLIEGAGERGLCAGGDIRAMYDAIKADEPELTETFWAAEYRMNAALARYPKPVVGIMDGICMGGGVGISAHGSHRVVTERSKVGMPEVGIGFVPDVGGTHLLSRAPGELGTHMALTGAPVSGADAVHCGLADHYVASDDLGELISALGAGDVEAALEKYSTTPPRSELGEAREWIDEVYARDSVEEILEGLRARPEEAAQEAARTISTKSPTSLKVTLSALRAARGLGSLEEVLDQEYRVSLACTHLGDFVEGVRATLVDKDRDPSWSPARLEDVDEQRVAAFFERPTGGDLGLSG; via the coding sequence ATGACGAGCCAGGAGAACGACGAGCAGCAGGTGCTGTTCGAGGTGTGGGGAGCGCTCGGGCGGATCACGCTCAACCGGCCGAAGGCCCTGAACTCGCTGACCTACGACATGGTCCGGGCGGTGCTGACCGCGCTGGACCAGTGGCGCACCGACGACAGGGTGCGCGCGGTGCTCATCGAGGGCGCCGGTGAGCGCGGACTGTGCGCAGGCGGGGACATCCGCGCGATGTACGACGCGATCAAGGCGGACGAACCGGAGCTCACCGAGACGTTCTGGGCGGCCGAGTACCGGATGAACGCCGCGCTGGCGCGCTACCCGAAGCCGGTCGTGGGAATCATGGACGGCATCTGCATGGGCGGCGGCGTCGGGATTTCGGCCCACGGTTCGCACCGCGTGGTCACCGAGCGCTCCAAGGTGGGCATGCCCGAGGTGGGGATCGGGTTCGTCCCCGACGTCGGCGGCACCCACCTGCTCTCGCGCGCTCCGGGCGAGCTCGGCACGCACATGGCGCTGACCGGTGCTCCGGTCAGCGGGGCCGACGCGGTGCACTGCGGGCTGGCCGACCACTACGTCGCGAGCGACGACCTCGGGGAACTGATCTCCGCGCTCGGGGCGGGCGACGTGGAGGCAGCCCTGGAGAAGTACTCCACCACGCCCCCGCGCTCCGAGCTGGGCGAGGCGCGTGAGTGGATCGACGAGGTCTACGCGCGCGACTCGGTGGAGGAGATCCTGGAGGGGCTGCGTGCGCGCCCCGAGGAGGCGGCGCAGGAAGCGGCCCGGACGATCTCGACCAAGTCGCCGACCTCGCTGAAGGTCACCCTGAGCGCGCTGCGCGCCGCGCGCGGGCTGGGCTCGCTGGAGGAGGTGCTCGACCAGGAGTACCGCGTCTCGCTGGCGTGCACCCACCTGGGCGACTTCGTCGAGGGGGTGCGCGCGACGCTGGTGGACAAGGACCGCGATCCCTCCTGGTCGCCCGCCCGGCTGGAGGACGTCGACGAGCAACGCGTCGCCGCCTTCTTCGAACGTCCCACCGGAGGGGATCTCGGTCTCTCCGGCTGA
- the aceA gene encoding isocitrate lyase, with the protein MSPQPGIREQALQAAKDLQHDWETNPRWKGVERTYSASDVIRLRGSVQEENTLARLGAERLWELLRDNDYIHALGALTGNQAVQQVRAGLQAIYLSGWQVAADANLAGETYPDQSLYPANSVPQVVRRINNALKRADQVAWSEALDPEASEVEQEDRHWLAPIVADAEAGFGGALNAYELMKGMIQAGAAGVHWEDQLASEKKCGHLGGKVLIPTSQHVKTLNSARLAADVAGVPTLVVARTDAQAATLLTSDVDERDQKFVTGERTSEGFYKVNNGLEPCIERGLAYAPYADLIWMETSTPDLDVARKFAESIKAQYPDKMLAYNCSPSFNWRKNLDDGTIAKFQRELSQMGYKFQFITLAGFHALNHSMFDLAKNYATDDMSAYVDLQEKEFAAEKDGYTATKHQREAGTGYFDRISMAVNPESSTTALSGSTEAAQF; encoded by the coding sequence ATGAGCCCTCAACCCGGTATCCGTGAACAGGCCCTGCAGGCAGCCAAGGACCTCCAGCACGACTGGGAGACGAACCCGCGTTGGAAGGGCGTCGAGCGCACCTACTCCGCCAGTGACGTCATCCGCCTCCGCGGCTCCGTGCAGGAGGAGAACACGCTGGCGCGGCTGGGCGCCGAGCGCCTGTGGGAGCTGCTGCGGGACAACGACTACATCCACGCTCTCGGCGCGCTGACCGGCAACCAGGCCGTCCAGCAGGTCCGCGCGGGGCTGCAGGCCATCTACCTGTCGGGCTGGCAGGTCGCCGCCGACGCCAACCTCGCGGGCGAGACCTACCCGGACCAGAGCCTGTACCCCGCCAACTCGGTCCCGCAGGTGGTCCGCAGGATCAACAACGCCCTCAAGCGGGCCGACCAGGTCGCCTGGTCCGAGGCGCTGGACCCCGAGGCCTCCGAGGTGGAGCAGGAGGACCGGCACTGGCTGGCCCCCATCGTCGCGGATGCCGAGGCCGGGTTCGGCGGTGCGCTCAACGCCTACGAGCTCATGAAGGGCATGATCCAGGCGGGTGCCGCCGGGGTGCACTGGGAGGACCAGCTGGCTTCCGAGAAGAAGTGCGGCCACCTCGGGGGCAAGGTGCTCATCCCCACCAGCCAGCACGTCAAGACGCTCAACTCGGCCAGGCTGGCCGCCGACGTCGCGGGAGTTCCGACGCTGGTCGTGGCCCGCACCGACGCGCAGGCGGCCACGCTGCTGACCAGCGATGTGGACGAGCGGGACCAGAAGTTCGTCACCGGCGAGCGCACTTCCGAGGGCTTCTACAAGGTCAACAACGGCCTCGAGCCGTGCATCGAGCGCGGCCTCGCCTACGCGCCCTACGCCGATCTCATCTGGATGGAGACCTCGACTCCCGACCTGGACGTGGCCAGGAAGTTCGCCGAGTCGATCAAGGCCCAGTACCCGGACAAGATGCTGGCCTACAACTGCTCGCCCTCCTTCAACTGGCGCAAGAACCTGGACGACGGCACCATCGCCAAGTTCCAGCGGGAGCTCAGCCAGATGGGTTACAAGTTCCAGTTCATCACGCTGGCCGGGTTCCACGCGCTGAACCACAGCATGTTCGACCTGGCCAAGAACTACGCCACGGACGACATGTCCGCCTACGTCGACCTCCAGGAGAAGGAGTTCGCGGCGGAGAAGGACGGCTACACCGCGACGAAGCACCAGCGCGAGGCGGGCACCGGCTACTTCGACCGGATCAGCATGGCCGTGAACCCCGAGTCCTCGACCACCGCCCTGTCCGGGTCCACCGAAGCGGCCCAGTTCTGA
- a CDS encoding CoA-acylating methylmalonate-semialdehyde dehydrogenase: MTNELEHFIGGKRVAGTSGNRGEVFDPNTGTVRSRVPFASAEEVDAAVRGAAEAQREWASWNPQRRARVLMRFLELCNEEMDSLARLLASEHGKTVPDARGDVQRGLEVVEFAAGIPHLLKGEYSEGAGTGIDVYSMRQPLGVVAGITPFNFPAMIPLWKAAPAIACGNSFVLKPSERDPSVPLRLAELFVEAGLPPGVLNVVNGDRTAVDALLTHGEIEAVGFVGSSDIAEYIYSTAAAHGKRAQCFGGAKNHMIIMPDADLDQAVEALVGAGYGSAGERCMAVSVAVPVGRPTADALVEKLSERVRRLRIGTSFDESADFGPLVTEQAKRKVEDYIELGVQEGADLLVDGRGFRMPEHEDGFFLGPSLFDNVTPEMRIHREEIFGPVLSVVRAADYEEALRLPSEHEYGNGVAIFTRDGDSAREFAGRVNTGMVGINVPIPVPIAYHTFGGWKRSGFGDLNQHGPDSIRFYTKTKTVTSRWPSGRKEDASFTIPTMH; encoded by the coding sequence ATGACCAACGAGCTGGAGCACTTCATCGGAGGCAAACGCGTTGCGGGGACCTCGGGGAACCGGGGCGAGGTCTTCGATCCGAACACGGGAACCGTCCGGTCCAGGGTGCCGTTCGCCTCCGCCGAGGAGGTGGACGCGGCCGTGCGCGGCGCGGCCGAGGCGCAGCGCGAGTGGGCGAGTTGGAACCCCCAGCGCAGGGCACGGGTCCTGATGAGGTTCCTCGAGCTGTGCAACGAGGAGATGGACTCGCTGGCGCGGCTGCTGGCCTCCGAGCACGGCAAGACGGTCCCGGACGCGCGCGGCGACGTGCAGCGCGGCCTCGAGGTCGTCGAGTTCGCAGCGGGGATCCCGCACCTGCTCAAGGGGGAGTACAGCGAAGGAGCGGGCACCGGCATCGACGTCTACTCGATGCGGCAGCCGCTCGGCGTCGTCGCGGGCATCACCCCGTTCAACTTCCCGGCTATGATCCCGCTGTGGAAGGCGGCCCCCGCGATCGCCTGCGGCAACTCCTTCGTGCTCAAGCCGTCCGAGCGCGACCCCTCCGTGCCGCTGCGCCTGGCCGAGCTGTTCGTCGAGGCGGGGCTGCCCCCGGGTGTGCTGAACGTGGTCAACGGGGACAGGACGGCGGTGGACGCGCTGCTCACCCACGGCGAGATCGAGGCCGTCGGTTTCGTCGGCTCCTCCGACATCGCCGAGTACATCTACTCGACCGCCGCCGCCCACGGCAAGCGCGCGCAGTGCTTCGGCGGCGCGAAGAACCACATGATCATCATGCCGGACGCAGACCTGGACCAGGCGGTCGAAGCGCTGGTGGGGGCGGGTTACGGCTCGGCGGGGGAGCGCTGCATGGCCGTCTCGGTGGCGGTGCCCGTCGGCCGGCCCACCGCCGACGCGCTCGTCGAGAAGCTGAGCGAACGGGTCCGGCGACTGCGGATCGGCACGAGCTTCGACGAGTCCGCGGACTTCGGCCCGCTGGTGACCGAGCAGGCCAAGCGCAAGGTCGAGGACTACATCGAGCTCGGTGTTCAGGAGGGCGCCGACCTGCTGGTCGACGGTCGCGGGTTCCGGATGCCGGAGCACGAGGACGGCTTCTTCCTCGGGCCCTCCCTGTTCGACAACGTCACCCCCGAGATGCGGATCCACCGGGAGGAGATCTTCGGGCCGGTGCTGTCGGTGGTGCGCGCCGCCGACTACGAGGAGGCGCTGCGCCTGCCCAGCGAGCACGAGTACGGCAACGGGGTGGCGATATTCACCAGGGACGGGGACTCGGCGCGCGAGTTCGCCGGAAGGGTGAACACCGGGATGGTGGGCATCAACGTGCCCATCCCCGTGCCGATCGCCTACCACACCTTCGGCGGCTGGAAGCGCTCCGGATTCGGGGACCTGAACCAGCACGGCCCCGACTCCATCCGCTTCTACACCAAGACCAAGACCGTCACCTCCCGCTGGCCCTCCGGGCGCAAGGAGGACGCCAGCTTCACCATTCCGACGATGCACTGA
- a CDS encoding LysR family transcriptional regulator codes for MSGPGPGGRVLPVDEHGEWKVGCMERRELEYFLAIAECGSFTAAAQTLRIAQPSLSHAIATLENRLGGRVFHRLPQGVALTPAGEALIEPARQVMRDLSTASESVREVLGLAGGRLDIVAQTTLAVDPLAELVGSFLRAHPKVAVHIADPELGWDVTAAVRAGECELGMVDSTEEVLEDLASMVLPGREIQAVLPASAAPAERAELTPADLAELDWVSTPKGTATREVIEETVGTRGGGPNVMVETAHQAMIVPSVLAGAGATLLPASMAAEAGKQGATIMSLRPRVIRRGVLFWRRGPLSPSAAEFVRLVEELVRRGRGDEAPRE; via the coding sequence GTGAGCGGTCCCGGTCCGGGAGGCAGGGTCCTGCCGGTCGACGAGCACGGCGAGTGGAAGGTCGGATGCATGGAGCGCAGGGAGCTGGAGTACTTCCTGGCCATAGCCGAGTGCGGGAGCTTCACCGCGGCGGCGCAGACGCTGCGCATCGCGCAGCCCTCGTTGTCGCACGCGATCGCGACGCTGGAGAACCGGCTCGGGGGCAGGGTCTTTCACCGGCTCCCCCAGGGGGTTGCCCTGACGCCGGCGGGCGAGGCCCTGATCGAGCCCGCGCGCCAGGTGATGCGTGATCTGAGCACGGCGAGCGAGTCGGTGCGCGAGGTGCTCGGGCTGGCAGGCGGGAGGTTGGACATCGTCGCGCAGACGACGCTGGCGGTGGACCCGCTCGCGGAGCTGGTCGGATCGTTCCTGCGCGCGCACCCGAAGGTGGCGGTGCACATCGCCGACCCCGAGCTCGGCTGGGACGTGACGGCGGCCGTGCGAGCGGGCGAGTGCGAGCTCGGCATGGTCGACTCGACGGAGGAGGTGCTGGAGGACCTCGCCAGCATGGTGCTGCCCGGCAGGGAGATCCAGGCGGTGCTGCCCGCCTCGGCGGCACCGGCGGAGCGCGCGGAGCTGACCCCGGCCGATCTCGCCGAGCTGGACTGGGTGAGCACTCCCAAGGGAACGGCCACCCGCGAGGTGATCGAGGAGACCGTGGGCACCCGGGGAGGCGGTCCGAACGTGATGGTGGAGACCGCGCACCAGGCCATGATCGTGCCGAGCGTGCTCGCCGGAGCGGGAGCCACCCTGCTGCCCGCTTCGATGGCCGCTGAGGCCGGAAAGCAGGGAGCCACGATCATGTCGCTGCGCCCGCGGGTGATCCGGCGCGGGGTGCTGTTCTGGCGTCGTGGCCCGCTTTCGCCCTCGGCTGCGGAGTTCGTGCGGTTGGTCGAGGAGCTCGTGCGGCGCGGGCGGGGCGACGAGGCCCCCCGCGAGTAG
- a CDS encoding acyl-CoA dehydrogenase family protein, with amino-acid sequence MTASVASAETPPSPFSLTEDQRAIRETAGEFAAERIAPHAEEWDRQKHFPVDVLGEAGELGMGGVYVAEQYGGSGLSRFDAALIFEELATGCPTIAAYVSIHNMVAWMIDAYGDQRQRAEWLPELCSMRRLGSYCLTEPDAGSDAAALKTRAVRDGDDYVVNGVKQFISGSGHAGVYVVMVRTGEPGAKGISTLVIDGRSEGISFGPEERKMGWNAQPTRQVVFTDVRVPARNRLGEEGIGFRIAMSGLDGGRLNIGACSLGGARKALELSTSYAAERRAFGSRIGDFQALRFKLADMATELEAARTLLWRAAAALDARDSEATRLCAMAKRLATDGGFNVANEALQIHGGYGYLSEYGLEKIVRDLRVHQILEGTNEIMRLIISRGLLESVS; translated from the coding sequence GTGACCGCTTCCGTCGCATCGGCAGAGACCCCGCCGTCCCCGTTCTCCCTCACGGAGGACCAGCGAGCGATCAGGGAAACCGCGGGCGAGTTCGCCGCCGAGCGCATCGCCCCCCACGCGGAGGAGTGGGACCGGCAGAAGCACTTCCCGGTGGACGTGCTGGGCGAGGCGGGTGAGCTCGGCATGGGCGGCGTCTACGTCGCCGAGCAGTACGGCGGCAGCGGACTCAGCCGGTTCGACGCCGCGCTGATCTTCGAGGAGCTGGCCACCGGCTGCCCCACGATCGCGGCCTACGTCTCGATACACAACATGGTCGCCTGGATGATCGATGCCTACGGCGACCAGCGGCAGCGCGCCGAGTGGTTGCCCGAGCTGTGCTCGATGCGCAGGCTGGGCAGCTACTGCCTCACCGAACCGGACGCGGGCTCGGACGCGGCCGCCCTGAAGACCAGGGCCGTGCGCGACGGGGATGACTACGTGGTCAACGGCGTGAAGCAGTTCATCTCCGGAAGCGGCCACGCCGGGGTCTACGTCGTGATGGTGCGCACGGGCGAGCCCGGGGCCAAGGGCATCTCCACGCTGGTGATCGACGGTCGCAGCGAGGGGATCTCCTTCGGCCCGGAGGAGCGCAAGATGGGGTGGAACGCCCAACCGACCAGGCAGGTCGTGTTCACCGACGTGCGGGTTCCGGCGCGCAACAGGCTCGGCGAGGAGGGGATCGGCTTCCGCATCGCCATGTCCGGCCTGGACGGCGGCAGGCTCAACATCGGGGCCTGCTCACTGGGGGGAGCGCGGAAGGCGCTGGAGCTGAGCACGAGCTACGCCGCGGAGCGCAGGGCCTTCGGCTCGCGGATCGGCGATTTCCAGGCGCTGCGGTTCAAGCTGGCCGACATGGCCACCGAGCTCGAGGCGGCCCGCACCCTGCTGTGGCGGGCTGCCGCCGCGCTCGACGCCCGTGACTCCGAGGCCACCCGGCTGTGCGCCATGGCCAAGCGGCTGGCCACCGACGGCGGTTTCAACGTGGCCAACGAAGCCCTTCAGATCCACGGGGGTTACGGATACCTTTCCGAGTACGGATTGGAGAAGATCGTACGTGATCTCCGGGTGCATCAGATCCTGGAAGGTACGAACGAGATCATGCGGCTGATCATTTCCCGTGGACTGTTGGAGTCTGTTTCATGA
- the mmsB gene encoding 3-hydroxyisobutyrate dehydrogenase, which translates to MAVIGFIGLGHMGGPMSANLVKAGNTVRGFDLSSDVLRSAAEHGVTAVDSAVDAVDGADAVITMLPGGKHLLECYDEILGSVSGGTLLVDSSTVDVADSRRAHELAARAGLDSVDAPVSGGTAGAEAGTLTFMVGGGEQAYRSAQEFLEPMARKVIHCGGAGNGQVTKMCNNLMLAASMLGVAEAFVLGEKLGLSHRALYDVASISTGQCWSLTTNCPVPGMVDTSRADHDYEPGFAAELMLKDLGLAVSAAERSGVDTEVGRLAANIYERFNSEGGGGYDFSAVIDSIRQRSAEG; encoded by the coding sequence ATGGCTGTCATCGGATTCATCGGGCTGGGACACATGGGCGGGCCCATGTCGGCGAACCTGGTCAAAGCCGGAAACACCGTACGGGGGTTCGACCTTTCGTCCGACGTGCTGCGGAGCGCGGCGGAGCACGGGGTGACGGCCGTGGACTCGGCCGTCGACGCCGTCGACGGCGCCGACGCCGTGATCACGATGCTTCCGGGGGGCAAGCACCTGCTGGAGTGCTACGACGAGATCCTCGGTTCGGTTTCCGGGGGGACGCTGCTGGTCGATTCCTCGACCGTGGACGTCGCGGACTCCCGGCGGGCCCACGAGCTGGCCGCCCGGGCCGGGCTGGACTCGGTGGACGCGCCGGTTTCCGGGGGTACGGCCGGGGCCGAGGCCGGGACGCTGACCTTCATGGTCGGGGGCGGTGAGCAGGCCTACCGGTCCGCGCAGGAGTTCCTGGAACCGATGGCCCGCAAGGTGATCCACTGCGGTGGGGCGGGCAACGGCCAGGTCACCAAGATGTGCAACAACCTCATGCTGGCGGCCTCGATGCTGGGCGTGGCCGAGGCGTTCGTGCTCGGGGAGAAGCTCGGGCTCTCGCACCGGGCGCTGTACGACGTCGCCTCGATCTCCACCGGCCAGTGCTGGTCGTTGACCACCAACTGCCCCGTGCCGGGCATGGTGGACACGAGCAGGGCCGATCACGACTACGAACCCGGGTTCGCCGCCGAGCTGATGCTCAAGGACCTCGGGCTCGCGGTCTCGGCGGCAGAGCGCAGCGGTGTGGACACGGAGGTGGGGCGGCTCGCCGCGAACATCTACGAGCGGTTCAACTCCGAGGGAGGCGGTGGCTACGACTTCAGCGCCGTGATCGATTCCATCAGGCAGCGCTCGGCCGAGGGGTAG